In the genome of Sulfurimonas autotrophica DSM 16294, the window TAAAAATTTATAAGGTATTAAAAGAGTTTCTGAAAGTTCAGTTGCATTCAAAAGTTTTGAATCTTTATGATCAGCCATATAAGCTAAAATTCTTATGGCATATTGTGCACTTTTACTCAGCTGCATTTGATTCCTTTTGTCTTGATTTTGTAAATTATAGCATAATAGGCAAAAACAATTACTACTTAAAGGTAGAATTAAAATTTTTCTGCTAATATTCCAATTACTACTCATAAGTAGAAATTAAAAAAGGATGATTTATGACTGAGCGTATAACGAAAAGTATGGCAAAAAATATCTATTACGGTGGCGGTACTTTCGCACTTATGATATTTATTGCACTCTCTTTTGATACTGTACACCAAATTCCTAAACGATCAAATCAGCAAAATATGACTGCGAGTGTTGTTGCCGGAAAAAAACTTTGGGAAGCGAATGACTGTGTTGGTTGTCATACACTTATAGGAGAAGGAGCATACTATGCACCGGAGCTTATGAATGTATTTCAAAGAAGAGGCGGCGGTGATGAAGGCGCATTTAAAGCATATATGCAGGGCTGGATGGCTGCACAACCTCTGGATACGCCAAACAGAAGAAAAATGCCTCAATTTCATTTAACCGACAAAGAGGTGAACAATTTAGCTGATTTCCTTATATGGACATCTAAAGTAAATGCCAATGAGTGGCCACCGACCATAGAAGGATAGGAAAAAGATATGAAATACACTTCACAAGCGGTCGCAAAACCGTATTTTATTTTTGCATTGACGCTTTTAGCCGGAGAAATTCTTTTTGGTATTTTAATGGGTATTCAGTATGTTTGGGGAGATTTTTTATTTCCGCTTATACCGTTTAATGTTTTAAGAATGGTACATACAAACTTACTTATTGTAACTTTGTTGTTTGGTTTTATGGGTGCTACTTATTACCTTATTCCTGAAGAGACCGAGAGTGAGCTTTGGAGCCCAAAACTGGCTATTATTACATTTTGGATTTTTGCAGCAGCGGGTGTTGCTACGATTTTAGGGTATCTCTTTGTGCCTTATGCTACATTAACAGAGTGGACATTTAACAACCTTCTACCAACTATGGGTCGAGAGTTTTTAGAACAGCCCTTACCGACAAAAGTAGGTATTGTTATAGTCGTTTTATCATATATTTTAAATACGGCTATGACTATACTTAAAGGAAGAAGAACAGTTATTACGACAGTTTTGCTTACCGGTCTTTTAGGTCTTGCAGTCTTTTTTCTGTTTGCATTTTATGTTCCGGATAATTTAATTCAAGACAAGTTTTTCTGGTGGTTTACGGTTCACTTATGGGTTGAAGCAACATGGGAATTGATTCTTGGTGCAATCTTAGCCTTTGTCCTTATTAAAGTGACAGGTGTTGACAGAGAGCATATTGACAAATGGCTATATCTTATCATCGCTATGACAATGGTATCTGGAATCCTTGGAACGGGACATCACTTTTTCTATATGGGTGCTCCTGAATATTGGTTGTGGATAGGATCTATTTCATCAGCCGTTGAGCCTTTACCATTTTTACTCATGATTCTTTTTGCATTTACTATGGCAAGAGAAAGAAAGATAGAGCATAAAAATAAAATGGCACTTACATGGGCAAAAGGTACTGCCGTAATGGCATTTTTAGGCGCCGGTGTTTGGGGATTTTTTCACACTTTAGCACCTGTTAATATGTACACACATGGTACGCAGTTAACTGCAGCACATGGTCACCTTTCATTTTATGGTGCGTATGTCATGATTGTTTTTACAGTGATTTCTTATGCTATGCCGATTTTAAGAGGTCGTCCTTATGGAAACTGTGCAAAAGCACAAAAAGTAGAATTAGCGTCATTTTGGATGATGAATATAGGTATGGTCGGTCTTACGCTTGCACTGAGTATTGCCGGTCTTGTTCAAATTTTTGATCAAAGAGTTGGAACAAACTTAATAGGATTTATGGATTCTCAAGAATCTATTGCAGGGATTTATATGGTTCGACTTGCTTTTGGTTTTCTTGTTTTTACAGGCTTACTGACGTACTTTTACAGTTTTTTTGTAAAAGAACCTGCAGTAGAACCTGCAAAAGTATAAGCAGATGAAAATGCTTCATTATTGGCTGGAATTTGAAGAGAGTATGGGCAAAGTATGGGATAAATATCTCAACAAAAAAGTCCATAAATTTCATGAAGACAAAAGAGTCTATTTTGAAGATATTTCTAAGCCTTTACATATTTTTCACCGCCTTATGGGTGGTGAAAAAGCAAAAGAACTGCAAATCACCGACAAAAGATATGTCGAAACTTCTAGAACACTCTTAGAAAAGATATCGTTTCTGGGTAAAGAGTTTTTTTTAACATGGCAGGATGAAGAATCTGTTTATCTGCCTGCATCATTTGCATACTTTTCTACAAAGCAAGAGAATGAAATGCTTTACTATTGGCTTATAGCTATGGCAGCACAAATAGAGAATGTTACAAACAATAGTTTTATAGAGAAAAATCAACAGGCTATGTACTACCTCACAAAAAGATACAGTGGATTTGACGTTTTTTACAAGAGTGCAAGTCAGTATTTAATGGATAAATATGAACAATTATCATTTCTTAAATCTTTAGATGAACAATCAAATCAAGATTTAATAGATGATTATCCAAATCCTTTGTGGATATATCCGCCCTCGATTACACTGAGTTATGCGAACAATGTTGACAGCGGGGATGAAGAACTAACAAGAG includes:
- a CDS encoding c-type cytochrome, whose product is MTERITKSMAKNIYYGGGTFALMIFIALSFDTVHQIPKRSNQQNMTASVVAGKKLWEANDCVGCHTLIGEGAYYAPELMNVFQRRGGGDEGAFKAYMQGWMAAQPLDTPNRRKMPQFHLTDKEVNNLADFLIWTSKVNANEWPPTIEG
- a CDS encoding cbb3-type cytochrome c oxidase subunit I; its protein translation is MKYTSQAVAKPYFIFALTLLAGEILFGILMGIQYVWGDFLFPLIPFNVLRMVHTNLLIVTLLFGFMGATYYLIPEETESELWSPKLAIITFWIFAAAGVATILGYLFVPYATLTEWTFNNLLPTMGREFLEQPLPTKVGIVIVVLSYILNTAMTILKGRRTVITTVLLTGLLGLAVFFLFAFYVPDNLIQDKFFWWFTVHLWVEATWELILGAILAFVLIKVTGVDREHIDKWLYLIIAMTMVSGILGTGHHFFYMGAPEYWLWIGSISSAVEPLPFLLMILFAFTMARERKIEHKNKMALTWAKGTAVMAFLGAGVWGFFHTLAPVNMYTHGTQLTAAHGHLSFYGAYVMIVFTVISYAMPILRGRPYGNCAKAQKVELASFWMMNIGMVGLTLALSIAGLVQIFDQRVGTNLIGFMDSQESIAGIYMVRLAFGFLVFTGLLTYFYSFFVKEPAVEPAKV